In Pseudomonas sp. R76, one genomic interval encodes:
- a CDS encoding ATP-binding protein → MSDPSEQAVHFGPYRIHPRQRLVLEAGRPLRLGRRAVDILLILLEQAGKVVSKQELIARVWPKTVVEDGNLRVHMAALRKALGDGQAGQRYIVTVAQRGYSFVAPLSIEPMTLAADGIPHSQGHNLPLRRTRMLGRQALIDALVQQLPQQRFITLTGAGGIGKTTVALRVAELLIGHYRDGIRLLDLAPLSAPAMILPNLAALLDLTPTEHEPLLTLARSLHARQLLLVIDNCEHLLDDIALISETLLRHAPHVHILATSREALRAEGEHVQRLEPLACPPATGNRAQALGYPALQLLIERALSHQDSFELSEADLPLAIDICQRLDGIPLAIELVAAQIQRFGLQRLRVQMEDNVRLLTRGRRSALPRQQTLRATLDWSFALLTACEQICLRRLAVFRGGFSLASAAAVIAGEQIAPNEVLGSITQLVAKSLLNVEAGDDEVAYRLLDITRTYALEKLSMANELEATRERHAARCLALMEQAQEDWELIATQAWINRYAPLREDIRAALDGCLGDGGAHLLGIRLTVSAMPLWQELSLLREHGLYVNKALARLAQSRAPSQRLHMALQLALGSFSYHTQGGTPQTLQAFACARRLAEAGKDLGGQLRAVSGHMAVNLCSGNYREALAQSLQFDQLGPQSEPLLDLSAQRLRVLAQHFAGNQALALHNAEQVIQRMAHSGHLNRFTHGFGVQYDQSVASLTILARTLWLRGFPERAWRTANQALELALQINHGTSICYTLALAGVVIARYNGDSAAARSLLDLLLQQAHKHSVQLFHTWARHYEGTASDKDLQGLGLAQDTLVTFNALTVDDALFERARSGAAGWCTPEILRVRAEAIPDLRKRESLLLEALGLAHQQGALAWELRSATALAQLWQGQGRVQAARDLLNSVYTQFSEGFATHDLLRVRRLLDELQDKRPA, encoded by the coding sequence ATGAGTGACCCCAGCGAACAGGCCGTGCACTTCGGCCCCTACCGCATCCACCCGCGCCAGCGCCTGGTGCTGGAAGCCGGTCGCCCGTTGCGCCTGGGGCGGCGCGCGGTGGATATTTTGCTGATCCTGCTGGAGCAGGCCGGCAAGGTGGTGAGCAAGCAGGAACTGATCGCGCGGGTGTGGCCGAAAACCGTGGTGGAAGACGGCAACCTGCGCGTGCACATGGCCGCGCTGCGCAAGGCGCTGGGCGATGGTCAGGCGGGGCAGCGCTATATCGTCACCGTGGCCCAGCGTGGCTACAGTTTTGTCGCACCACTGAGCATCGAACCGATGACGCTTGCCGCCGACGGCATTCCCCACAGCCAGGGCCATAACCTGCCGCTGCGCCGCACCCGCATGCTCGGCCGCCAGGCGCTGATCGATGCACTGGTGCAGCAATTGCCGCAACAACGCTTTATTACCCTGACCGGCGCGGGTGGCATCGGCAAGACCACCGTGGCGCTGCGGGTGGCGGAATTACTGATCGGGCACTACCGCGACGGCATCCGCCTGCTGGACCTGGCGCCGCTCAGCGCGCCGGCGATGATCCTGCCCAACCTCGCCGCATTGCTCGACCTTACGCCCACCGAGCATGAGCCCCTGCTCACCCTCGCCCGCAGCCTGCACGCGCGTCAGTTGCTGCTGGTGATCGACAATTGCGAACACCTGCTCGACGACATCGCCCTGATCAGCGAAACCCTGCTGCGCCATGCGCCCCACGTGCACATCCTGGCCACCAGCCGCGAAGCCCTGCGCGCCGAAGGTGAACACGTGCAACGCCTCGAACCGCTGGCCTGCCCGCCCGCGACCGGCAACCGTGCCCAGGCCCTGGGCTACCCGGCGCTGCAACTGCTGATCGAACGCGCGCTGTCGCATCAAGACAGCTTTGAACTCAGCGAAGCCGACTTGCCGCTGGCCATCGATATCTGCCAGCGCCTGGACGGGATTCCGCTGGCGATTGAACTGGTCGCCGCGCAGATCCAGCGCTTCGGCCTGCAGCGGCTGCGGGTGCAGATGGAAGACAACGTTCGCCTGTTGACCCGTGGCCGGCGCAGCGCCCTGCCCCGCCAGCAAACCCTGCGGGCCACGCTGGACTGGAGTTTTGCATTGCTGACCGCGTGCGAGCAGATTTGCCTGCGCCGCCTGGCGGTATTTCGTGGCGGGTTCAGCCTGGCCAGCGCGGCAGCGGTGATCGCCGGTGAGCAGATTGCGCCGAACGAAGTGCTGGGCTCGATCACCCAGTTGGTCGCCAAGTCCCTGCTCAATGTGGAGGCTGGCGACGATGAAGTGGCCTACCGCCTGCTGGATATCACCCGCACCTATGCGCTGGAAAAGCTCAGCATGGCCAATGAGCTTGAGGCCACCCGTGAGCGCCATGCGGCGCGGTGCCTGGCGCTGATGGAGCAGGCGCAGGAGGACTGGGAACTGATCGCCACGCAGGCGTGGATCAACCGTTATGCGCCGCTGCGCGAGGACATTCGCGCCGCCCTCGATGGGTGTTTGGGCGACGGGGGCGCGCACCTGCTGGGCATTCGCCTGACCGTCAGCGCCATGCCGCTGTGGCAGGAATTATCCCTGCTGCGCGAGCACGGGTTGTACGTGAACAAAGCCCTGGCGCGCCTGGCGCAGTCGCGTGCGCCGAGCCAGCGCCTGCACATGGCCTTGCAACTGGCGCTGGGCAGTTTTTCCTATCACACCCAGGGCGGCACGCCGCAGACCCTTCAAGCATTTGCCTGCGCGCGGCGCCTGGCCGAAGCCGGCAAAGACTTGGGCGGCCAACTGCGCGCGGTGTCGGGCCATATGGCGGTCAACCTGTGCAGCGGCAACTACCGTGAGGCCTTGGCGCAGAGCCTGCAGTTTGATCAGCTTGGCCCACAATCCGAGCCCTTGCTGGACCTCAGCGCCCAGCGTCTGCGCGTACTGGCGCAACACTTTGCCGGTAACCAGGCACTCGCCCTGCATAACGCCGAACAAGTGATCCAGCGCATGGCCCACAGCGGCCACCTGAATCGGTTTACCCACGGCTTCGGCGTGCAATACGACCAGAGTGTGGCGTCGTTGACGATTCTCGCGCGCACCCTGTGGCTACGGGGTTTTCCCGAGCGTGCCTGGCGCACCGCGAACCAGGCGCTGGAACTGGCGCTGCAAATCAACCACGGCACCTCGATCTGCTACACCCTGGCCCTGGCCGGCGTGGTGATCGCCCGCTACAACGGCGACAGCGCGGCGGCGCGTTCACTGCTTGATCTGTTGCTGCAACAGGCACACAAACACTCGGTGCAGTTGTTCCACACCTGGGCGCGGCACTACGAGGGCACGGCGTCCGACAAGGATTTGCAAGGGTTGGGCCTGGCGCAGGACACGCTGGTGACCTTCAACGCCCTCACCGTGGATGACGCCTTGTTCGAGCGCGCCCGAAGCGGCGCGGCCGGTTGGTGTACGCCGGAGATTCTGCGCGTGCGCGCCGAGGCAATCCCTGATCTGCGCAAGCGCGAATCACTGCTGCTGGAGGCGCTGGGCCTGGCCCACCAGCAAGGCGCGCTGGCCTGGGAATTACGCAGCGCGACGGCACTGGCGCAACTGTGGCAAGGCCAAGGGCGCGTGCAGGCGGCGCGCGACTTGCTGAATTCGGTCTACACGCAATTCAGTGAAGGGTTTGCCACCCACGACCTACTCCGCGTGCGCCGCCTGCTCGACGAGTTGCAAGACAAACGGCCGGCCTGA
- a CDS encoding helix-turn-helix domain-containing protein produces the protein MARLEYCAPRFSATGGLCPRRERIAKQLILANLGESLAIADLAQACALSRSHFSRAFKCTTGLSPQEWIRQQRIQRAKELITGSSLSLTQISLECGFCDQAHFCHIFTRSEGVNPMTWRNHHLRHKPQVIAA, from the coding sequence ATGGCCCGACTTGAGTACTGTGCGCCACGTTTTAGCGCGACCGGCGGCCTATGCCCCCGGCGCGAACGCATTGCCAAACAGCTGATCCTCGCCAACCTCGGTGAAAGCCTGGCGATTGCCGACCTGGCGCAGGCGTGCGCGCTGTCGCGCAGCCACTTTTCCCGGGCGTTCAAGTGCACCACCGGGCTGTCGCCGCAGGAGTGGATTCGCCAACAGCGCATCCAGCGGGCCAAGGAATTGATCACCGGGTCGTCCTTGAGCCTGACGCAAATCAGCCTGGAATGCGGGTTCTGCGACCAGGCGCACTTCTGCCATATATTCACCCGCAGCGAGGGCGTCAACCCGATGACCTGGCGAAACCACCACTTGCGTCACAAGCCGCAAGTGATTGCGGCCTAG
- a CDS encoding LysR family transcriptional regulator — protein MNRNDLRRVDMNLLVIFEALMFEKNLTRVAGKLFMGQPAVSAALGRLRDLFDDPLLLRNGRGMEPTPRALAILKELQPAMDTISGAVSRAKDFDPSTSCAVFRIGLSDDAEFGLFPPLLSQLREEAPGIVVVVRRANYLLMSALLASGEISVGVSYTTELPANAKRKKLRDIPCKVLRGDDGEAPLTLDDYCARPHAMVSFSGDLSGNIDLDLARIGRARRVVLAVPQFSGLRALLAGTQIIATVPDYAACALTEGTVLRAEDPPFEIEAAELSMVWSGVHDNDPAERWLRLRISEHMARAF, from the coding sequence ATGAACCGCAACGACCTGCGCCGCGTCGACATGAACCTGCTGGTGATTTTCGAAGCGCTGATGTTCGAGAAGAACCTGACCCGCGTCGCCGGAAAACTCTTTATGGGCCAACCGGCCGTGAGTGCGGCGTTGGGGCGGCTGCGGGATTTGTTCGACGACCCGTTGTTGCTGCGCAACGGGCGGGGCATGGAACCCACGCCACGGGCACTGGCGATACTCAAGGAGTTGCAACCGGCCATGGACACCATCTCCGGCGCGGTCAGCCGTGCCAAGGATTTTGACCCTTCCACCAGTTGCGCGGTGTTCCGTATTGGCCTGTCGGACGATGCGGAGTTTGGCTTGTTTCCGCCGCTGCTCAGCCAACTGCGTGAGGAGGCGCCGGGGATTGTGGTGGTGGTGCGTCGGGCCAATTACCTGTTGATGTCGGCGTTATTGGCCAGCGGCGAGATTTCGGTGGGGGTGAGTTACACCACGGAATTGCCGGCGAATGCCAAGCGCAAGAAGCTGCGGGATATTCCCTGCAAGGTGCTGCGTGGGGACGACGGGGAGGCGCCGTTGACCCTGGATGACTACTGCGCGCGGCCCCATGCGATGGTGTCGTTTTCGGGGGATTTGAGCGGCAACATCGACCTGGATTTGGCGCGGATCGGCAGGGCACGCAGGGTGGTGCTGGCGGTGCCGCAATTCAGTGGGTTGCGGGCGTTGTTGGCAGGCACGCAGATTATTGCGACCGTGCCGGATTATGCGGCCTGTGCGTTGACCGAGGGCACGGTGTTGCGGGCTGAGGACCCGCCGTTTGAGATCGAGGCGGCGGAGTTGTCGATGGTGTGGAGTGGGGTGCATGACAATGACCCGGCGGAGCGGTGGTTGCGGTTGCGTATAAGTGAGCATATGGCTCGGGCTTTTTGA
- a CDS encoding integrase core domain-containing protein encodes MPWKELKPMDLKVMFVAEYLTGKHSLSQLCRDYEISRKTGYKWVERYKTEGPGGLDERSRRRHHQTYVVPLAVKQAIIELRSIGETIPGPKKIQSDLIKRFPGQDPPSKTTIYNILKAADLITPRPLRPRVAVYPKPLRKADVPNQLFSADYKGQYLTGAGVWCYPLTIMDHASRFLLACQSMPSTNFKETQETFERVFREYGLPERIRTDNGVPFASTGRGGLSQLSIWWLRLGIIPERIEPGRPDQNGRHERMHRTLKSTLPNPPAVAWESQQKHFDRFIRHYNYERGHEALSQKTPASCYSPSPRAYPEKLPEMGYASHIECYRTDSNGMIYRSGLRIYVGHLLKYQTIGMEMLSDDVWAVIFGPVILGQVDARHADKDGYISLKVLPM; translated from the coding sequence ATGCCCTGGAAAGAGCTGAAACCTATGGACCTCAAAGTGATGTTTGTCGCTGAATACCTGACTGGAAAACACAGCCTTAGTCAGCTATGTCGAGACTATGAAATCAGCCGAAAGACTGGCTATAAGTGGGTCGAGCGATACAAAACAGAAGGCCCCGGTGGGCTTGATGAGCGTAGTCGTCGTCGGCACCACCAGACTTATGTGGTGCCTTTGGCGGTAAAGCAGGCAATTATCGAACTTCGTTCTATAGGCGAGACAATCCCTGGTCCGAAAAAAATCCAGAGTGATTTGATAAAGCGTTTTCCGGGCCAGGATCCGCCCTCGAAAACGACTATTTATAACATCCTTAAAGCGGCTGATCTGATCACGCCGCGCCCCTTGCGGCCAAGAGTTGCTGTCTATCCAAAACCGTTACGTAAGGCAGATGTGCCTAATCAGCTTTTCAGTGCTGACTACAAAGGCCAGTACCTGACAGGCGCGGGCGTATGGTGTTATCCGCTAACAATCATGGATCATGCCAGTCGCTTCTTACTTGCCTGTCAGAGCATGCCCAGCACCAATTTCAAGGAGACCCAAGAGACGTTCGAACGGGTGTTTCGCGAGTATGGTTTGCCTGAGCGCATCCGTACTGACAACGGAGTGCCGTTTGCCAGCACAGGGCGCGGAGGGCTGTCACAGTTGTCGATCTGGTGGCTACGGCTGGGTATCATTCCTGAGCGTATCGAGCCCGGTCGGCCAGACCAAAATGGCCGGCACGAGCGTATGCACCGAACACTGAAAAGCACTTTGCCCAATCCACCTGCGGTTGCTTGGGAGTCTCAGCAGAAACACTTTGATCGTTTCATACGGCACTACAATTACGAGCGAGGGCATGAAGCGCTGAGCCAGAAAACACCGGCTTCATGCTATTCACCTTCACCTCGAGCCTATCCGGAGAAACTGCCGGAGATGGGTTATGCAAGTCATATTGAGTGTTACCGGACTGACTCAAACGGGATGATTTATCGGTCAGGTCTGCGGATTTATGTGGGGCATTTACTGAAATACCAGACTATTGGAATGGAGATGCTGAGCGACGATGTGTGGGCTGTTATTTTCGGCCCAGTGATCCTCGGACAAGTGGATGCGAGGCATGCAGACAAGGACGGCTATATTTCACTCAAAGTGTTACCTATGTGA
- a CDS encoding LLM class flavin-dependent oxidoreductase, whose translation MSIEFIGYIGGHHASEIHPRSGPTLQPDYVETVARAHEEAGFDRALVAFHSNSPDSTLIAAHAASVTKKLQFLIAHRPGFAQPTLAARQFNTLDVFNGGRTAVHIITGGDDRELRADGSHIGKDERYARTDEYLSVVRQEWTSEKPFDFKGTYYQVEGAHSTVKSPQQPHIPLYFGGSSAAAIAVAGKHADVYALWGETYEQVREIVTQVRAEAAKHGRTIRFSLSLRPILAETEELAWARAETILQQATALAEQNGFVRREPPNEGSRRLLAAAAQGSRLDKRLWTGIAGLLGAQGNSTSLVGTAEQVAEALLDYYDLGITTFLIRGFDPLNDAIDYGKRLIPLTRQLVAERERAKQVA comes from the coding sequence ATGAGCATTGAATTTATCGGCTATATCGGCGGCCACCACGCCTCCGAGATCCACCCGCGCAGTGGCCCGACCCTGCAACCGGACTACGTCGAAACCGTGGCCCGCGCCCATGAAGAAGCCGGCTTCGACCGCGCCCTGGTGGCTTTCCACTCCAACAGCCCGGACAGCACGCTGATCGCCGCGCATGCCGCCAGCGTGACTAAAAAACTGCAGTTCCTGATCGCCCACCGCCCAGGCTTTGCCCAACCCACGCTGGCTGCACGCCAGTTCAACACCCTGGACGTGTTCAACGGCGGGCGCACGGCCGTGCACATCATCACCGGCGGCGACGACCGCGAACTGCGCGCCGATGGCAGCCATATCGGCAAGGACGAACGCTATGCGCGCACCGACGAGTACCTCAGCGTGGTGCGCCAGGAATGGACCAGCGAAAAACCCTTCGACTTCAAGGGCACGTACTACCAGGTGGAAGGCGCGCATTCGACGGTAAAGTCGCCGCAACAGCCGCATATTCCGTTGTACTTTGGCGGTTCATCAGCGGCGGCGATTGCGGTAGCGGGCAAGCATGCCGACGTGTATGCGCTGTGGGGCGAAACCTACGAGCAAGTGCGCGAAATCGTGACCCAGGTGCGTGCGGAGGCGGCCAAGCATGGGCGTACGATTCGCTTCAGTTTGTCGCTGCGGCCGATCCTGGCCGAGACCGAAGAACTGGCCTGGGCGCGTGCCGAGACGATCTTGCAGCAGGCCACGGCGCTGGCTGAGCAGAATGGGTTTGTGCGGCGTGAACCACCGAACGAGGGCTCGCGCCGGTTGTTGGCGGCGGCGGCACAGGGCTCGCGGTTGGATAAGCGGTTGTGGACGGGGATTGCGGGGTTGCTCGGTGCGCAAGGCAATTCCACCTCGTTGGTGGGCACTGCTGAGCAGGTCGCGGAGGCATTGCTGGATTACTACGACCTGGGGATTACCACTTTTCTGATTCGTGGGTTTGATCCGCTGAATGATGCGATTGATTATGGCAAGCGGTTGATTCCGCTGACGCGGCAGTTGGTGGCGGAGCGTGAGCGGGCGAAACAGGTGGCTTGA
- a CDS encoding ATP-binding protein, with amino-acid sequence MKWRVGWPRTLASQLSLIFLISLVCAHGLSFCAQFYERYISARTAMLGNLENDVSTSVAILDRLPANERASWLPRIDRQDYHYLLSAGETGEPMNSDDVPMAATSIADALGEQYALTFRDIPGLQKHFQAHLTLADGSPITIDVRPAALPVAYWLPVVLILQLALLLGCTWLAVRLAIRPLTRLARAVETLDPNAPPTPLDEHGPTEVAHAAAAFNQMQQRIAEYLKERMQILAAISHDLQTPITRMKLRAEFMEDCAERDKLWSDLGEMEHLVREGVAYARSVHGATEASHRINLDAFLDSLVFDYQDMHKQVSLSGKSSVVLDTRPHALRRVLVNLVDNALKFAGSAQLEVGSTAAGQLSIKVLDRGPGIAEDELVQVLQPFYRVESSRNRGTGGTGLGLAIAQQLAVAIGGSLTLSNRAGGGLCAEIRLSF; translated from the coding sequence ATGAAGTGGCGCGTGGGCTGGCCACGCACGCTAGCATCGCAGTTGTCGCTGATCTTTCTGATCAGCCTGGTGTGCGCCCATGGGCTGTCGTTCTGCGCGCAGTTTTACGAGCGCTATATCAGCGCGCGCACCGCGATGCTCGGCAACCTGGAGAACGATGTATCCACCTCGGTGGCAATCCTCGACCGCCTGCCCGCCAACGAGCGCGCCAGTTGGCTGCCGCGTATCGACCGCCAGGACTATCACTATTTGCTGAGTGCCGGTGAGACCGGCGAGCCGATGAACAGTGATGACGTGCCAATGGCCGCCACCTCGATTGCAGACGCGCTGGGCGAGCAGTACGCGCTGACGTTTCGCGACATTCCCGGCCTGCAGAAACACTTCCAGGCGCACCTGACCCTGGCCGACGGCAGCCCGATCACCATCGACGTGCGCCCCGCCGCCCTGCCTGTGGCGTATTGGTTGCCGGTGGTACTGATCCTGCAATTGGCGCTGTTGCTCGGCTGCACCTGGCTGGCGGTGCGCCTGGCGATCCGCCCGTTGACGCGGCTCGCGCGAGCGGTGGAAACCCTCGACCCCAACGCCCCCCCCACGCCGCTGGACGAACACGGCCCGACCGAAGTCGCGCATGCGGCGGCGGCGTTCAATCAAATGCAACAGCGCATCGCCGAATACCTCAAGGAGCGCATGCAGATCCTCGCGGCGATTTCCCACGACCTGCAAACGCCGATTACGCGCATGAAGCTGCGCGCCGAGTTCATGGAAGACTGCGCCGAGCGCGACAAACTCTGGAGCGACCTGGGTGAAATGGAACACCTGGTGCGCGAAGGCGTGGCCTATGCGCGCAGCGTGCACGGCGCCACCGAAGCCAGTCATCGCATCAACCTCGATGCCTTTCTCGACAGCCTGGTGTTTGACTACCAGGACATGCACAAGCAGGTCAGCCTCAGCGGCAAAAGCTCGGTGGTGCTCGACACCCGCCCCCACGCGTTGCGCCGGGTGCTGGTGAACCTGGTCGACAATGCGCTGAAGTTCGCCGGCAGCGCGCAGCTGGAAGTCGGCTCGACCGCAGCCGGGCAGCTGTCGATCAAGGTGCTCGACCGTGGGCCGGGAATTGCCGAGGACGAACTGGTGCAGGTGCTGCAGCCGTTTTATCGGGTGGAAAGCTCACGCAATCGCGGCACCGGTGGCACCGGCCTGGGCTTGGCGATTGCGCAGCAATTGGCGGTGGCCATCGGCGGTTCACTGACCTTGAGCAACCGCGCGGGTGGCGGGCTGTGCGCAGAGATTCGGTTGAGTTTCTAG
- a CDS encoding response regulator, whose protein sequence is MDHVDHILIVDDDREIRELVGNYLKKNGMRTTVVADGRQMRSFLDTTPVDLIVLDIMMPGDDGLQLCRELRVGKHKATPVLMLTARNDETDRIIGLEMGADDYLVKPFAARELLARINAVLRRTRMLPPNLVVSETGRLIRFGRWRLDTTARHLLDEDDTLVALSGAEYRLLRVFLDHPQRVLNRDQLLNLTQGRDADLFDRSIDLLVSRLRQRLLDDAREPAYIKTVRSEGYVFSLAVEILGAEQ, encoded by the coding sequence ATGGATCATGTCGACCACATCCTGATCGTCGATGACGACCGCGAGATCCGCGAGCTGGTGGGCAATTACCTGAAGAAAAACGGCATGCGCACCACCGTGGTCGCCGACGGCCGCCAGATGCGCAGCTTCCTCGACACCACGCCGGTTGACCTGATCGTGCTGGATATCATGATGCCCGGCGACGACGGTCTGCAGCTGTGCCGCGAGCTGCGAGTGGGCAAGCACAAAGCCACGCCGGTGCTGATGCTCACCGCGCGCAACGATGAAACCGACCGCATCATCGGCCTGGAAATGGGCGCCGACGATTACCTGGTCAAACCCTTCGCCGCCCGCGAACTGCTGGCGCGCATCAACGCCGTGCTGCGTCGCACGCGCATGCTGCCGCCGAATCTGGTGGTGAGTGAAACCGGGCGGCTGATCCGTTTTGGCCGCTGGCGCCTGGACACCACCGCCCGCCATCTGCTCGACGAAGACGACACGCTGGTCGCCCTGAGCGGCGCCGAATATCGCCTGCTGCGGGTGTTCCTCGACCACCCGCAACGCGTGCTCAACCGCGACCAATTGCTCAACCTGACACAGGGCCGTGACGCGGACCTGTTCGACCGCTCCATCGACCTGCTGGTCAGTCGCTTGCGCCAACGCCTGCTGGATGACGCCCGCGAACCGGCCTATATCAAGACCGTGCGCAGCGAGGGTTATGTGTTCTCCCTCGCTGTGGAAATCCTCGGGGCCGAGCAATGA
- a CDS encoding aminotransferase-like domain-containing protein, with protein MFVSAIAFVQGTPKVQQIVEAFSQAIESGEWAPGSKLPSVRELTLTLGVSKFTLNEALDLLRGRSLLTSSQGRGYFVAMDSTRPASVNWVDLLPQDLLSVLRRPLVTASGELRPGSGHLPEDWLNSEAIRQAMRSVVRAPSLRLAGLGTPAGLLPLRQALQQKLHADGLSVPVEQIITTPNTVQGLDMLMRLLARPGDTVLLDAPCYFNFHANLALHGVKVVTLERRPDGFDFAALEQLLAEHRPSLYLTTSVLHNPTGHSFSPSQAFRLLQLTRQYHCHIIEDDLYGDLHPNPPPRLAALAGLDQVTYLSGFSKILSANTRVSYVVAAPQLAANLTNMKLMSGGVTSELFEQLVYRMLSEGSYAKHRKRVVQRLMEAGGRVEQWLKRCGCELPMAYEGGMFIWAHLPPGVNGERLAQEALKRSLVLAPGALFGYDPAHLNLMRFNVAHSDEPRVQRAFEALLG; from the coding sequence ATGTTCGTATCCGCCATCGCCTTTGTCCAAGGCACGCCCAAGGTCCAGCAGATTGTCGAGGCGTTCAGCCAGGCCATCGAGAGCGGTGAATGGGCGCCCGGCAGCAAGTTGCCTTCGGTGCGCGAGCTGACCCTGACCTTGGGCGTCAGCAAGTTCACCCTCAACGAAGCGCTGGACCTCCTGCGCGGGCGCAGCTTGCTGACCTCCAGCCAGGGCCGCGGCTACTTTGTGGCGATGGACAGCACCCGCCCCGCGTCTGTGAACTGGGTCGACCTGCTGCCCCAGGACCTGCTCAGCGTGCTGCGCCGCCCCTTGGTGACGGCCAGCGGCGAGTTGCGCCCCGGCAGCGGCCACTTGCCGGAGGACTGGCTGAACAGCGAAGCCATTCGCCAAGCCATGCGCAGCGTGGTCCGCGCGCCGTCGCTGCGCCTTGCCGGGCTGGGTACGCCGGCCGGGCTATTGCCGTTGCGCCAGGCCTTGCAACAGAAGCTGCACGCCGATGGGCTGTCGGTGCCGGTGGAGCAAATCATCACCACGCCCAACACCGTGCAAGGCCTGGACATGCTTATGCGCCTGCTCGCACGCCCCGGCGACACGGTGCTGCTGGATGCGCCGTGCTACTTCAACTTCCACGCCAACCTGGCGCTGCACGGGGTCAAGGTGGTGACCCTGGAGCGTCGCCCCGACGGCTTTGACTTCGCCGCCCTCGAACAGCTGCTGGCCGAGCACCGCCCCAGCCTCTACCTGACCACCAGCGTGCTGCACAACCCCACCGGCCATTCCTTCAGCCCCAGCCAGGCGTTTCGCCTGCTGCAACTGACCCGGCAATACCACTGCCATATCATCGAGGACGACCTCTACGGCGACCTGCACCCCAACCCGCCGCCACGCCTGGCCGCCCTCGCCGGCCTGGACCAGGTCACTTACCTGTCGGGGTTCTCCAAAATCCTCAGCGCCAACACCCGCGTCAGCTACGTGGTGGCCGCGCCGCAACTGGCGGCTAACCTGACCAACATGAAGCTGATGAGCGGCGGCGTAACCTCGGAGCTGTTCGAGCAGCTCGTCTATCGCATGCTCAGCGAAGGCAGCTACGCCAAGCACCGCAAACGCGTGGTGCAGCGGCTGATGGAAGCCGGCGGGCGTGTCGAGCAATGGTTGAAACGCTGCGGTTGTGAGTTGCCGATGGCGTATGAAGGCGGGATGTTTATCTGGGCGCACCTGCCACCGGGCGTGAATGGCGAGCGGCTGGCCCAGGAGGCGTTAAAACGCAGCCTGGTATTGGCGCCGGGTGCGCTGTTCGGCTACGACCCGGCGCACCTCAACTTGATGCGGTTCAATGTGGCCCACAGTGATGAGCCACGGGTGCAACGGGCGTTCGAGGCCTTGCTGGGTTGA
- a CDS encoding sugar phosphate isomerase/epimerase family protein, producing MQSQLLYPGAPFCIAMAQQKYLAAEKGLQSAIDGGFTHWYIDGSLLGERAEDWTDARIASLQAKIAASGVQPIFHSNFKAPLSSDVGAFRAAAVEYVEKEIDIASRLGAPLIIHGGCIVGPQRVQEAKAIALAQYLKSVRALAQYAEAKGTDIYLESRSNYVNYRIFTDEAQFASVFEHLQAHSNVYCLLDAGHAAVDNGLAAHVLRTYHALIKGISFSNNPGVQDASDFADVVRAIVDTQWKGLVAFETCSQTVEAALAGLARTFAVVSSNPGVGP from the coding sequence ATGCAAAGCCAATTGCTCTACCCCGGCGCGCCGTTCTGCATCGCAATGGCCCAGCAGAAATACCTGGCGGCTGAAAAAGGCCTGCAAAGCGCCATCGACGGTGGCTTTACCCACTGGTACATCGACGGCAGCCTGTTGGGCGAAAGGGCCGAGGACTGGACCGATGCGCGTATCGCCAGCCTGCAGGCGAAGATCGCGGCAAGTGGCGTTCAGCCGATCTTTCACAGCAACTTCAAGGCGCCGCTGAGCAGCGATGTCGGGGCGTTCCGCGCGGCGGCGGTGGAGTACGTGGAAAAAGAGATCGATATTGCCAGCCGTTTGGGCGCGCCGCTGATCATCCACGGCGGCTGCATCGTCGGGCCGCAACGGGTGCAGGAGGCCAAGGCGATTGCCCTGGCGCAGTACCTCAAATCGGTGCGGGCGCTGGCGCAGTATGCCGAGGCCAAAGGCACGGATATCTACCTGGAAAGCCGGTCCAACTACGTCAACTACCGAATATTTACCGACGAAGCGCAATTCGCCTCGGTGTTCGAACACCTGCAGGCGCACAGCAATGTGTACTGCTTGCTCGACGCCGGCCATGCCGCCGTCGACAACGGCTTGGCCGCGCATGTACTGCGCACGTATCACGCGTTGATCAAGGGCATTTCCTTCAGCAACAACCCCGGTGTGCAAGACGCCAGCGACTTCGCCGACGTGGTGCGGGCTATCGTCGACACCCAGTGGAAAGGCCTGGTGGCGTTCGAAACGTGCAGCCAGACCGTGGAGGCCGCCCTGGCCGGGCTGGCGCGTACCTTCGCTGTGGTTTCTTCCAACCCAGGTGTCGGCCCATGA